Proteins from a single region of Catenulispora acidiphila DSM 44928:
- a CDS encoding WhiB family transcriptional regulator, whose product MKPARMRPIAALWEWQTSAACRGLESARFFSPSGERGNARAERERSARELCAGCIVREECARFAVESGEQHGVWGGVSRERATRR is encoded by the coding sequence ATGAAGCCGGCACGAATGCGGCCGATCGCCGCGTTGTGGGAATGGCAGACGTCCGCGGCCTGTCGCGGCCTGGAGAGCGCCCGGTTCTTCTCGCCGTCGGGCGAGCGGGGTAATGCGCGCGCCGAGAGGGAGAGGTCCGCTCGCGAACTCTGCGCAGGCTGCATCGTCCGCGAGGAGTGTGCCCGGTTCGCCGTGGAATCCGGCGAGCAGCACGGAGTCTGGGGCGGCGTCAGCCGCGAGCGTGCGACGCGGCGCTGA